The Thermodesulfovibrionales bacterium region AGAGAGCATTAGCGTCTTGATGGCTGAAAACAGGACATTTCCACCATCAAAGGAGTTTAGCGGAAAGGCCCACATCAAGAGCATTCAGGACTATGAAAAGATCTATAAGAAGTCTGTAGATGACCCCGAAGGCTTCTGGGGTGAGATGGCAGAAAAGCATCTCACCTGGTACAAGAAGTGGGATAAGGTGCTGGAATATAATTTTGAGAGACCCGAGATCAAGTGGTTCCAGGGCGGGAGGATCAATGTCTCCTACAACTGTCTTGACAGGCACATAACGACACCCACACGGAACAAGGCTGCCATTATCTGGGAAGCCGATGACGGGAGTTACAAGACCTACACCTACCAGCAGATGTACTATGAGGTGAACAAGTTTGCGAATGTCCTCAAGAAGCACGGAGTGAAGAAGGGCGACAGGGTCACCATATATCTCCCCATGATCCCGGAGTTGGCCATCTCCATGCTCGCCTGTTCCAGGATCGGGGCCATTCATAGCATCGTGTTCGGAGGATTCAGCGCACAGTCCTTGAGGGACAGGATCCAGGACTGCAAGGCGAGTCTTCTCATCACCTGCGATGAGGGCGCGAGGGCAGGGAAATTCGTGCCCCTCAAGGCCAATGCAGATGAGGCGCTCAACGAGTGTCCGACGGTCGGGAAGGTGATCGTCGTTCAGAGGACAAAGAGCGGCGAGATCAATATGGTTAACGGCAGGGACCTGTGGTGGAATACGGAGATGTCGGCTGCGGACGTTCAGGGCTACTGTGAACCGGTCCAGATGGACGCTGAAGATCCGTTGTTTATCCTCTATACCTCGGGTTCGACAGGAAAGCCAAAGGGAGTGCTCCACACGACAGGAGGCTACCTCCTCTTTGTGAACCTCACCTTCAAATGGATCTTCGACTACCAGGAGGAAGACATCCATTTCTGCACAGCAGACATAGGCTGGGTAACGGGACATAGTTACATTGTGTACGGGCCTCTTTCTGCGGGCGCCACGAGCCTGATGTTCGAGGGTGTACCGACCTATCCGAACGCCGGCAGATTCTGGGACATCTGCGACAAGCACCGGGTTAATATCTTTTATACAGCTCCGACTGCCATAAGGGCCTTGATGAGGGAAGGCGAAGGCTGGGTTACGAAACATGACCTTTCATCCCTGAGATTGCTGGGCACCGTTGGCGAGCCGATCAATCCCGAAGCCTGGATGTGGTATCACACCCACGTCGGAAAGGGAAAATTACCTATTGTGGATACGTGGTGGCAGACAGAGACAGGAGGGATCCTCATAACGCCCCTTCCCGGAGCCATGACCTTGAAGCCGGGATCAGCCACAAGGGCCTTTCCCGGTGTTGTCCCTAGGGTCTTGAAAGAAGACGGTTCTCCTGCAGGGGTAGACGAAGGCGGTTACCTTGTTATCGAGAAACCCTGGCCGGGCATGCTGAGGGGTACTTTTGGGGACCCGGAAAACAAGAGGGTAAAGGAGGTTTACTTCACGAGGTTCCCCGGCAGGTACTTTACCGGAGACGGCGCAAGAGTTGACGGAGACGGTGATTACTGGCTCATGGGGAGAATCGACGATGTCATCAACATCTCCGGCCACCGGCTCGGGACGGCTGAGGTCGAATCGGCCCTCGTGAGCCACGAGGCCGTTGCAGAGGCAGCGGTGGTCGGTTATCCCCACGACATTAAGGGAGAGGGCATTTATGTCTATGTGACCCTTAAGGAAGGTAAGCAGCCGACAGATGAACTGAAGAAGATTCTTGTGGGCCATGTGAGGACGGTCATCGGGCCCATCGCAACACCCGACAAACTCCAGTTTGCACCGGGTTTGCCGAAGACGAGGAGCGGCAAGATCATGAGAAGGATTCTGAGGAAGATCGCCCACGGACAGATTGATGAACTGGGTGATACCTCGACCCTTGCCGATCCATCAGTTGTTGACAACCTGGTAAAGGGAAGACAGTGAGAACAGACGGCAAGCTCTAGGCGCGTGGTTCTGCAGGGGCGATTCATGAATCGCCCCTGCCTTTGAGGAGCAGGATGGACAGGTTTTTCCTACGTAAGAATGAAGCAGTCCTCGTCATGGTCGATATTCAGGAGCGCCTCGCTGCTGTTATGGACGAGCGCCGGAAGGTTGTTTCAAATACTCTCCATCTCATCGAGGCAGCAAAACTCCTCAACATCCCGATCATTCTCACGGAGCAGTATCCAAAGGGTCTCGGCATCACAGTCAGCGAGATCAGAGATTCGGTTCCTTCGTATGAACCCATTGAGAAGATGATGTTCGGTTGCTGCGGGGAACCTGCCTTCCTGAACTCCCTTGATGCTTCAGGGAGAAGAAAAGTTGTCCTCGCAGGGATGGAGACCCATGTCTGCGTGCTGCAGACATGTATTGGTTTATTAAAAAGGGGATATGCCGTCCATGTCGTCAAGGACGCAGTCTGCTCTCGCACGCAGGCAAACTTCGAGACAGGCGTAGGATTCATGGGGGACGCAGGGGCCGTGGTGACCTGCACGGAAACCGTCTTGTTTCAGGTATTGGAAAAAGCCGGAACAGACGAATTCAAAGTGATATCAAAAAGGATAAAATAGGTTTCACCGTTGTTAAGGCAGGGAAGGGAGGTTTATGGACACGTTGCGGTCGCAATAAACAGACCGATCCGCTGGTATCTTCTCTATGATGTTTCGCTTCTTCTGTTGCGTGTTGTCGTCTCTTCTTTCGAGAATCTGCCGAAGGTGTAATGCCTGAGTTTGTTTTCGATGCCCCTCTGGATCTCGACCCAGACCGGGTGGACGGAGCAGAAACTGCTTCTTGAGCAACTGTCGCTGTCGAGCACACAGATATTCAGGCACAGGGGACCCTGAATAGCCTCGATCACCGTGAGCAGATTCACCTCTGAAGGCTCTCCTCCGAGCCGGAACCCCCCCTTCACACCACGGCTTGATTTCACGATGCCAGCTTTTACGAGCTTCTGGAGGATCTTTGCAAGAAAACTCTTCGGAATTTCCATCTCCCGCGCTATGTCCTCCACTACGGTGACGGTCTGGGGATTCATTGAGAGGTAAAGGACGCATCTGACGGCATAGTCTGTTTCACGGGTGATATTCATAATGTAGATAAAAGGTATCCGATATCCCGATGATTTGTCAACCGATGAAAGCTAAGGCAGGTCATCTCTTCGGGGACGGCATCCCCTTCTTGGCAAGAGAATAGCCGTCTGTGATTGTTCCGACCACATAATCCTCTAATAACAGCCTGTCCTGAAGAGGCGTTTGCGGTCCGCAAAACTCCATGAAAAATCCGCTGTGAATGTGGTTAAATAGTAACTACCCATAGAACTTGTGATCATTGCCTGAACGTGCAGGTGATGAGTCTTTCTGCAGCGAGAGGAGAGAGGAGGATGTATGAAAAAGGCGGTTCTTGTCTTCATGGCCCTCTGTCTCTTTTGCGTTTCAGCGTGCACCCGCAACAAGTCTGCCGAACTGTTAGAGACAGCACAATTTGAAGAAGTGCAGAAGAACCGGGAGCATGCCCGAGAACTGTACGAAGAAATCCTCAAGAAATATCCTGAAAGTGAAGAGGCAAAGAGGGCCAGGGAACGGCTGTCCGCACTGAAAGAGGGCGGAGGACGTTGACCTGTTCGTGCAAGTCTTGCAAGTATGGCTATGAAACGACCCCCGACGGCCACAGACCTCCTGGGGGCACCGTGTGGTGCAGCAAGAGGAAGATACCGATGGGCCAAAGCAGGAGCATGTCGTGCTTCTTGCCGTCGGTATCGGAAAAGAGCAAAAGGTGTCAGGACTGTAAATGGGCAAAGATGCTGACGCCTTCGGGGGAGGCCCCGATGATCGGAAAGATATGGTGTGAGCGGAGACA contains the following coding sequences:
- the acs gene encoding acetate--CoA ligase is translated as MSKESISVLMAENRTFPPSKEFSGKAHIKSIQDYEKIYKKSVDDPEGFWGEMAEKHLTWYKKWDKVLEYNFERPEIKWFQGGRINVSYNCLDRHITTPTRNKAAIIWEADDGSYKTYTYQQMYYEVNKFANVLKKHGVKKGDRVTIYLPMIPELAISMLACSRIGAIHSIVFGGFSAQSLRDRIQDCKASLLITCDEGARAGKFVPLKANADEALNECPTVGKVIVVQRTKSGEINMVNGRDLWWNTEMSAADVQGYCEPVQMDAEDPLFILYTSGSTGKPKGVLHTTGGYLLFVNLTFKWIFDYQEEDIHFCTADIGWVTGHSYIVYGPLSAGATSLMFEGVPTYPNAGRFWDICDKHRVNIFYTAPTAIRALMREGEGWVTKHDLSSLRLLGTVGEPINPEAWMWYHTHVGKGKLPIVDTWWQTETGGILITPLPGAMTLKPGSATRAFPGVVPRVLKEDGSPAGVDEGGYLVIEKPWPGMLRGTFGDPENKRVKEVYFTRFPGRYFTGDGARVDGDGDYWLMGRIDDVINISGHRLGTAEVESALVSHEAVAEAAVVGYPHDIKGEGIYVYVTLKEGKQPTDELKKILVGHVRTVIGPIATPDKLQFAPGLPKTRSGKIMRRILRKIAHGQIDELGDTSTLADPSVVDNLVKGRQ
- a CDS encoding hydrolase, encoding MDRFFLRKNEAVLVMVDIQERLAAVMDERRKVVSNTLHLIEAAKLLNIPIILTEQYPKGLGITVSEIRDSVPSYEPIEKMMFGCCGEPAFLNSLDASGRRKVVLAGMETHVCVLQTCIGLLKRGYAVHVVKDAVCSRTQANFETGVGFMGDAGAVVTCTETVLFQVLEKAGTDEFKVISKRIK
- a CDS encoding Rrf2 family transcriptional regulator, whose amino-acid sequence is MNITRETDYAVRCVLYLSMNPQTVTVVEDIAREMEIPKSFLAKILQKLVKAGIVKSSRGVKGGFRLGGEPSEVNLLTVIEAIQGPLCLNICVLDSDSCSRSSFCSVHPVWVEIQRGIENKLRHYTFGRFSKEETTTRNRRSETS
- a CDS encoding tetratricopeptide repeat protein, with protein sequence MKKAVLVFMALCLFCVSACTRNKSAELLETAQFEEVQKNREHARELYEEILKKYPESEEAKRARERLSALKEGGGR